The Dyadobacter subterraneus genome window below encodes:
- the rnr gene encoding ribonuclease R — MRDKKPNKEFKENKTVKAPHGIVSYIDNLKADIAAFFDLNSEHSFRPFDVHAHFGVEDRKVRALFNEILHELQESGQIRSNVDGTFTAAPNKPQADPGLIGRVDRVNKGFAFVIIEGREDDIYVETELLNGAWDGDIVKVQILSKSGRRQQTSRGDSGKTRVEGRVVEIVERSQKEIVGIIEVWPKYAVVQPDHKKLFDPIFVEPEHLHGASNGDKVIIKMTTWPTRTRQPEGEVLHVLGQAGENDVEMHAILAEFGLPYEFPGSVEKEAQKIPDAIPKEEILKRRDMRATLTFTIDPVDAKDFDDALSVRYLDEGNVEVGVHIADVSHYVRPGTELEKEANRRATSVYLVDRTVPMLPEKLSNNLCSLRPNEDRLAFSAIFELSPKGKILKEWFGRTVIHSERRYSYEEAQQVLDTKEGDYPNELTLLNSIAKILRKERFKNGAINFETAEVRFRLDENGKPLGVYQKERHDSHKLIEEFMLLANKRVAEFVYSLSKGPDKNTMVYRVHEAPDPDRLKTFASFVAKLGHKLEVDDEKQIAKSMNSMLHEVEGKPEQNLIESLAVRTMAKARYSVEDLGHFGLAFKRYTHFTSPIRRYPDVMAHRLLQHYLNGGESVNSETYEGACKHSSERERLASDAERASIKYKQVEFMSTMDKDRVFDGIITGVTEFGIFVEITETASEGLVRMNDLGDDYYEHDKDNYRLIGQRTKKIYTFGDAVKVQVKDTNLARRSMDLYLASNTTSSIRSRNGSGFEEKSGRSSRGSSSRDSGKPSSSRRSKPSTGAPKDKQRRKRR; from the coding sequence ATGAGAGATAAAAAACCAAACAAAGAATTTAAAGAAAATAAGACAGTCAAAGCGCCGCATGGCATTGTTTCCTATATCGATAATTTGAAAGCAGATATTGCCGCTTTTTTCGATTTAAATAGTGAACATTCTTTCCGCCCGTTTGACGTACACGCGCATTTTGGCGTAGAGGACCGCAAGGTTCGTGCGCTTTTTAACGAGATTTTACATGAACTTCAGGAATCCGGCCAGATCCGTTCGAATGTCGACGGAACATTTACGGCCGCTCCAAACAAACCACAGGCAGATCCTGGCCTGATTGGCCGTGTTGACCGTGTGAACAAAGGTTTTGCTTTCGTGATCATTGAAGGTCGCGAAGATGACATATATGTGGAAACCGAATTGCTGAACGGCGCCTGGGATGGTGATATCGTAAAGGTTCAGATTCTTTCCAAATCAGGAAGAAGACAACAAACAAGCCGTGGAGATTCCGGAAAAACCAGAGTGGAAGGTCGTGTTGTTGAAATCGTTGAAAGATCACAAAAAGAAATTGTCGGGATTATCGAAGTATGGCCGAAATATGCCGTGGTTCAGCCAGATCATAAAAAATTATTCGACCCGATTTTCGTTGAGCCGGAACATCTTCACGGTGCTTCAAATGGCGATAAGGTGATTATAAAAATGACCACCTGGCCGACAAGAACGCGTCAGCCGGAAGGAGAAGTTTTGCACGTTTTAGGACAAGCAGGAGAGAATGATGTAGAAATGCACGCGATCCTGGCTGAATTTGGCTTACCATACGAATTCCCTGGATCGGTTGAAAAAGAGGCACAAAAAATTCCGGATGCTATTCCGAAAGAGGAAATTTTGAAGCGCCGTGATATGCGTGCGACTTTAACTTTTACCATTGACCCGGTTGATGCGAAAGATTTTGATGATGCGCTTTCGGTGCGTTATCTGGATGAAGGAAATGTAGAAGTTGGCGTGCATATCGCTGACGTGTCACATTATGTGCGTCCGGGTACGGAGCTTGAAAAAGAAGCAAACCGCCGTGCGACCTCGGTATATCTTGTCGACAGGACGGTTCCGATGCTTCCTGAAAAATTATCCAATAATCTTTGTTCACTTCGTCCAAATGAGGATAGACTTGCCTTTTCAGCCATTTTTGAATTGAGCCCGAAAGGTAAAATTTTGAAAGAATGGTTTGGCAGAACCGTGATCCATTCTGAACGCCGCTATTCTTATGAAGAAGCGCAGCAGGTTTTGGACACCAAAGAAGGAGATTATCCAAACGAATTAACGTTGCTGAACAGCATCGCGAAAATACTTCGGAAAGAACGTTTCAAAAACGGAGCGATTAATTTTGAAACAGCCGAAGTACGTTTCCGTCTGGATGAAAATGGGAAACCACTGGGTGTTTATCAAAAGGAACGCCACGATTCGCATAAGCTGATTGAAGAATTTATGCTTTTGGCCAATAAACGTGTGGCTGAATTTGTCTATTCACTTTCAAAAGGACCGGATAAAAATACGATGGTTTACCGCGTTCACGAAGCACCGGATCCGGATCGTTTGAAAACATTTGCTTCGTTCGTTGCCAAGCTTGGGCATAAACTGGAAGTGGACGACGAAAAGCAAATCGCGAAATCCATGAATAGTATGCTTCATGAAGTCGAAGGTAAACCGGAACAAAATCTGATTGAATCTTTGGCTGTGAGAACGATGGCGAAAGCACGGTACAGCGTTGAAGATCTGGGTCACTTTGGTTTGGCATTCAAACGTTACACGCATTTTACCTCACCCATTCGGCGGTATCCGGATGTAATGGCGCATCGATTGTTGCAGCATTATCTGAACGGCGGAGAATCGGTGAACAGCGAAACCTACGAAGGTGCCTGCAAACATTCATCCGAACGCGAAAGATTAGCCTCTGATGCAGAACGCGCTTCGATCAAATACAAACAAGTCGAGTTTATGAGCACGATGGACAAAGATCGTGTTTTTGATGGTATCATTACCGGCGTAACTGAATTCGGAATTTTTGTTGAAATAACAGAAACCGCTTCGGAAGGTTTGGTAAGAATGAATGACTTAGGTGACGATTATTATGAACATGATAAAGACAATTACCGTCTGATAGGCCAGCGCACGAAAAAGATTTACACCTTTGGAGATGCTGTAAAAGTGCAGGTAAAAGATACCAATCTGGCACGGAGAAGCATGGATCTGTATTTGGCTAGTAATACGACTTCATCTATTCGCTCACGAAATGGTAGTGGGTTTGAGGAGAAAAGTGGGCGAAGTTCTCGTGGTTCGTCTTCACGGGATTCCGGGAAACCATCTTCTTCGAGAAGAAGTAAGCCTTCAACGGGTGCTCCAAAAGACAAACAACGGAGAAAAAGGAGATAG
- the gldG gene encoding gliding motility-associated ABC transporter substrate-binding protein GldG, with protein MKKIIFRFLFVLIILAGLNWLASLFFFRWDLTEDNRYTISDATKQLLSNLDKDVIVNVYLSGEFPPGFERLESATRETLEEFKTYSNGHLSFQFSDPSDAASEDERKKQYQNLVDRGLRPTNLFANEDGKRTEKLIFPGAIVQADTLAIPVQLLKGNKSSTPEEQLNQSYENVEFQLASAIRVLDNPAKKKVGLLVNHTQKLPPARLSDLIATMQQSYDVFMVVNDPETYEGLDALMVLKPDVPFSEEEKYKLDQYVIGGGKALFFVDGAKVDSVSLEGNYVQPLDLNLNDLFFRWGARINNNLVKDLNCATIPMNVGNMGDKPEIKAVPWRFFPLLNNFGPSPITRNTDAVYSRFLSSLDTVGGAPGIQKIPLLMTSPYTNLVNTPALVGYNEARQQPDPAEYKGGVKLAAVLLEGSFNSLFENRILPNDPRSKTFKATGQGKIIICADGDVVVNDYDYRRNTPLPLGYDRASSNIFGNKDFVMHALDYMTDENGIINSRSKQISIRALDKIAVHKDKKFWQVLNLLLPLVILGIFGAIRYYIRRRKFA; from the coding sequence ATGAAAAAAATAATTTTCAGGTTCTTATTTGTATTGATCATCCTGGCCGGACTCAACTGGCTGGCTTCTTTATTCTTTTTCCGCTGGGATTTAACGGAAGATAATCGGTATACAATCTCTGACGCAACCAAGCAGTTATTAAGCAATCTGGACAAAGACGTGATCGTCAACGTCTATCTTTCCGGTGAATTTCCTCCCGGTTTTGAACGCCTGGAAAGTGCTACCCGCGAAACGCTTGAAGAATTTAAGACTTATTCCAACGGACATTTATCCTTCCAGTTTTCCGATCCATCCGACGCGGCAAGTGAAGATGAGAGAAAAAAACAATATCAAAATCTGGTAGACCGCGGCTTAAGACCGACTAACCTTTTCGCCAATGAAGATGGAAAACGGACTGAAAAACTAATTTTTCCGGGAGCCATTGTTCAGGCTGATACGCTCGCGATTCCGGTTCAGCTTTTAAAAGGAAATAAAAGCAGCACTCCCGAAGAACAGTTAAATCAATCTTACGAAAATGTAGAATTTCAACTGGCTTCTGCGATTCGCGTGCTTGATAATCCTGCTAAAAAGAAAGTTGGCTTACTCGTAAATCATACTCAAAAACTCCCACCTGCCAGACTTAGCGATCTGATCGCCACGATGCAGCAAAGTTATGATGTTTTCATGGTGGTTAATGATCCTGAAACGTATGAAGGGCTGGATGCTCTGATGGTTTTAAAACCTGATGTTCCGTTTTCTGAGGAAGAAAAATACAAATTGGATCAGTACGTAATCGGCGGCGGCAAAGCGCTTTTTTTTGTTGATGGTGCCAAAGTGGATAGTGTTAGTCTGGAAGGAAATTATGTACAACCGCTTGATTTAAACCTGAACGATCTTTTTTTCCGTTGGGGAGCCAGAATTAACAATAATCTTGTCAAGGATTTGAATTGTGCGACGATTCCAATGAATGTTGGAAATATGGGCGATAAGCCAGAAATAAAGGCAGTTCCCTGGCGGTTTTTTCCTTTGCTGAATAATTTTGGGCCAAGTCCGATTACAAGAAATACGGATGCTGTTTATTCAAGATTTTTAAGTTCTCTGGATACTGTGGGTGGTGCGCCGGGAATTCAGAAAATTCCGCTTTTGATGACTTCACCTTATACAAATCTGGTAAATACGCCTGCTTTGGTAGGTTATAACGAAGCACGTCAGCAACCAGATCCAGCTGAATATAAAGGTGGCGTAAAATTAGCCGCTGTTCTTTTGGAGGGTTCGTTTAATTCGCTTTTCGAAAACAGAATTTTACCAAACGATCCGCGTTCCAAGACTTTTAAAGCAACAGGGCAGGGGAAAATTATTATTTGCGCAGACGGCGATGTTGTGGTTAACGACTATGACTACCGCAGAAATACACCGCTTCCCCTTGGTTATGATCGTGCTTCGAGCAATATTTTCGGTAATAAAGATTTCGTCATGCACGCGCTGGATTACATGACCGACGAAAATGGGATCATCAATTCACGCAGCAAACAGATCAGTATTCGTGCTCTGGATAAGATTGCGGTGCACAAGGACAAAAAATTCTGGCAGGTGCTGAATCTTCTTTTACCCCTGGTTATTCTTGGTATTTTCGGAGCAATCCGTTACTATATTCGCCGACGTAAATTCGCATAA
- a CDS encoding 3-keto-disaccharide hydrolase: MSKFCKFLSLFLLLSYVTFAQNNPDKEEWQSLFNGKDLKGWDIKIAGHKVNDNYKNTFIVEDGMIRVNYKEYKTFTTEYGHMYYYKPFSHYRLRLKYRFNGNQVPGGASWNVRNSGIMLHSQSAASLGLDQDFPVSLEMQYLGGLNAGERTTGNLCTPGTIVEVNGKIDQAHCINSTSKTYDGDQWVSAEAIVLGDSIVHHIINGDVVFTFTKPKIGGGYVGKDHDFKAGHFSNAEEWIKKDGTPLTSGYIALQAESHPIDFKDIEILNLKGCMDPKASNYKSYYQSADNKSCKYKK, translated from the coding sequence ATGTCCAAATTCTGCAAATTTCTATCTCTTTTCCTTCTACTTTCCTACGTCACCTTCGCCCAAAATAATCCTGACAAAGAAGAGTGGCAATCCTTATTTAATGGAAAAGATCTGAAAGGCTGGGATATTAAAATTGCTGGGCATAAAGTCAATGACAATTATAAAAATACCTTCATCGTTGAAGACGGCATGATCCGGGTGAATTATAAGGAATATAAAACTTTTACCACGGAATATGGCCACATGTATTATTACAAGCCGTTTTCGCATTACCGTTTACGTTTGAAATATCGCTTTAACGGAAATCAGGTTCCGGGCGGTGCATCCTGGAATGTCCGCAACAGCGGTATTATGTTACATTCGCAATCGGCCGCCAGTTTAGGACTTGACCAGGATTTCCCGGTTTCGCTGGAAATGCAATATCTTGGTGGGTTAAATGCAGGCGAACGCACCACAGGAAATCTTTGTACGCCGGGTACCATTGTCGAGGTTAATGGAAAAATTGACCAGGCACATTGTATCAATTCCACTTCAAAAACTTACGATGGCGATCAATGGGTTTCTGCTGAGGCGATTGTTCTTGGAGATTCTATCGTTCATCATATTATTAACGGTGATGTTGTTTTTACATTTACGAAGCCTAAAATCGGTGGCGGTTATGTAGGAAAAGATCACGATTTTAAGGCCGGGCATTTCAGTAATGCAGAAGAATGGATCAAGAAAGATGGCACGCCATTAACCAGCGGTTATATTGCATTACAGGCTGAAAGTCACCCGATTGATTTTAAAGATATCGAAATCCTGAACCTGAAAGGCTGTATGGATCCGAAAGCTTCCAACTACAAATCGTATTACCAATCTGCTGATAATAAAAGCTGTAAATACAAGAAATAA
- a CDS encoding YraN family protein, producing the protein MTLFCTKNVRKAIHNTTGSWGETQATTFLEGKGYEIIEKNYRHKHAEIDLIVKKNKTLIFVEVKTRSGTGFGMPEEFVNYTKAKLIMKAAENYIYTKDWHFDIRFDIISILILSSGGINIKHIEDAFS; encoded by the coding sequence ATAACACTATTTTGTACTAAAAATGTTCGAAAGGCTATACACAACACAACCGGAAGCTGGGGTGAAACTCAGGCAACAACTTTTTTGGAAGGAAAAGGTTATGAAATTATTGAAAAAAATTACCGCCATAAACACGCGGAAATTGACCTGATTGTCAAGAAAAACAAAACGTTGATTTTTGTGGAAGTAAAAACCAGAAGCGGCACCGGCTTCGGAATGCCGGAGGAATTTGTGAATTATACCAAAGCGAAGTTAATCATGAAAGCAGCGGAAAATTACATTTATACGAAAGACTGGCATTTTGATATCCGGTTTGATATAATCTCCATTTTAATTCTTTCGAGCGGCGGGATTAATATCAAACATATTGAGGATGCATTTTCGTGA
- the dnaN gene encoding DNA polymerase III subunit beta yields the protein MKFVVSSSVLLKQLSAINGVVSTNPIVPILENFLLSLEGNRLTVTASDLQTVMITEIEVESTEKGAIAVPAKLLLDTLRGLPEQPITLQVNSETFGTEIISDNGRYKLSGENPIDFPKTPSVNRGQSVDLSSSALGAAIANTLFATSTDDLRPAMTGVFVQMGVENATFVATDGHRLVRYRRSDIKSDVDTSMIIQRKALNLLKSCLPSDDVPVKAEFTASNAFFSFGNIRMICRLIDERFPDYENAIPTNNPNTLTIGRMEILSSLRRISIYSNRTTHQVRLKMSLNDLVISAEDLDYSNEANERLMCEYNGDAMEIGFNAKFLIEVLGNLSSKTITFELSAPNRAGLIIPVDQEENEDILMLVMPVMLNTYV from the coding sequence ATGAAGTTTGTCGTTTCGTCATCGGTACTGCTCAAGCAACTATCTGCAATTAATGGTGTCGTTTCAACGAACCCAATCGTACCTATATTAGAAAATTTTTTACTTTCGCTTGAAGGTAATCGCCTGACTGTTACTGCATCTGATTTGCAGACTGTTATGATTACTGAAATCGAAGTAGAATCTACCGAAAAAGGCGCTATCGCCGTTCCTGCAAAACTTTTGCTGGATACGTTACGCGGTCTTCCTGAGCAGCCAATCACGCTTCAGGTAAACAGCGAGACTTTCGGAACCGAGATTATTTCAGACAATGGACGTTATAAATTATCCGGTGAAAACCCGATTGATTTCCCAAAAACGCCGTCTGTAAATCGTGGACAATCTGTTGATTTGTCGTCTTCTGCTTTGGGAGCGGCAATCGCTAATACATTGTTTGCAACCAGCACAGATGATCTTCGACCTGCTATGACCGGGGTTTTTGTTCAGATGGGCGTTGAAAATGCAACATTTGTTGCTACGGATGGTCACCGTTTGGTGCGCTACCGTCGTTCTGATATCAAATCGGATGTTGACACTTCGATGATCATCCAGCGTAAGGCGTTGAACTTGCTGAAATCTTGTCTGCCTTCTGATGATGTGCCTGTAAAAGCTGAATTTACTGCTTCCAATGCATTTTTCAGTTTTGGAAATATCCGTATGATCTGTCGTTTGATCGATGAGCGTTTCCCGGATTATGAAAACGCGATTCCAACAAACAATCCAAATACCTTGACGATAGGCCGGATGGAAATTCTGAGCTCATTACGTCGTATTTCCATTTATTCAAACCGTACCACACATCAGGTTCGCTTGAAAATGTCTTTAAATGACCTTGTGATTTCTGCGGAAGATCTTGATTACTCAAATGAAGCGAATGAACGTTTGATGTGCGAATATAACGGTGATGCGATGGAAATCGGCTTTAACGCTAAGTTCTTAATTGAAGTACTTGGAAACCTGTCAAGCAAAACCATCACTTTCGAACTTTCTGCACCTAACCGTGCTGGTTTAATTATCCCGGTTGATCAGGAAGAGAACGAAGATATCCTTATGCTGGTAATGCCTGTAATGTTGAATACTTACGTTTAG
- the lipB gene encoding lipoyl(octanoyl) transferase LipB: MNTLINKQAEFRNLGLIDYQEAWDYQEKLFAETLSIKTQNRSLSAGEQLITPNRVIFCQHPHVYTLGKSGKQDHLLLNEEDLIQKQAKFYKINRGGDITYHGPGQLVGYPILDLDNFFTDIHKYMRTLEEAIILTLADYNISAGRISGLTGVWLDFVEQKNPRKICAMGVKASRWVTMHGFALNVNTDLAYFGNIVPCGIEDKAVTSISQELGHEVDFDEVAAQLKNHLGSLFEMSWENSYYSKTNILEN, translated from the coding sequence ATGAATACCCTCATTAATAAACAAGCAGAATTCCGGAATTTAGGTCTGATCGATTATCAGGAAGCGTGGGATTATCAGGAAAAACTGTTTGCAGAAACGCTTTCGATAAAAACACAAAATCGCAGTCTTTCGGCTGGCGAACAATTGATTACACCAAACCGTGTGATTTTTTGCCAGCATCCCCACGTTTATACTTTGGGAAAAAGCGGCAAACAGGATCATTTGTTGTTAAACGAAGAAGATCTGATCCAGAAGCAGGCGAAATTTTACAAGATTAACCGTGGCGGAGACATTACCTATCATGGTCCTGGACAACTGGTTGGTTACCCGATTCTTGACCTTGACAATTTTTTCACAGATATTCATAAATATATGCGGACGCTGGAAGAAGCCATCATTCTTACACTGGCCGATTATAATATTAGTGCGGGAAGAATCAGCGGGTTAACGGGCGTCTGGCTTGATTTTGTTGAACAAAAAAATCCAAGAAAAATCTGTGCCATGGGCGTAAAAGCCAGCCGTTGGGTAACGATGCACGGTTTCGCTTTGAATGTGAATACGGATCTGGCTTACTTTGGAAACATTGTCCCTTGCGGGATTGAAGATAAGGCCGTTACGTCGATTTCTCAGGAACTTGGTCACGAAGTTGATTTTGATGAAGTTGCCGCACAGTTAAAAAATCACTTAGGTAGTCTTTTTGAAATGAGTTGGGAAAATTCATATTATTCAAAAACAAATATTTTAGAAAATTAA
- a CDS encoding 3'-5' exonuclease, with translation MTDEFRRKAKNFLLLDIETVAGYASYDQLPERMQKLWDKKTITLRKGDDTISNEEYFYDRSAIYAEFGKIVCIAFGAFYWDENNEIAFKVRSFSGDDEVKLLLEFKALIEKYPAEQLILCAHNGREFDFPFLCRRMLILGIEIPKALQITGKKPWEILHQDTMDLWKFGDYKSYTSLDLLAAVFDIPGSKNEMSGDQVTRVYYEENDLAKICRYCREDVVVLAQLYLKMHSFQPVRADNITRVE, from the coding sequence ATGACAGATGAATTTCGCCGCAAAGCAAAAAACTTTCTCCTTCTAGACATTGAAACCGTAGCCGGTTATGCGTCCTATGATCAGCTTCCTGAGCGGATGCAAAAGCTTTGGGACAAGAAAACAATAACGCTGAGAAAGGGTGACGATACCATTTCCAATGAAGAATATTTTTACGATCGGAGCGCCATTTATGCAGAATTTGGCAAAATTGTCTGCATCGCTTTCGGTGCATTTTATTGGGATGAAAATAACGAAATAGCCTTTAAAGTCCGCAGCTTCTCCGGCGACGATGAGGTTAAGCTTTTGCTTGAATTTAAAGCACTTATAGAAAAATATCCGGCAGAACAATTAATTCTTTGTGCCCATAATGGCAGAGAATTTGACTTCCCGTTTCTTTGTCGCCGCATGCTGATCCTGGGCATTGAAATTCCAAAAGCGTTACAGATCACAGGTAAAAAGCCTTGGGAAATCCTGCATCAGGATACGATGGACCTCTGGAAATTCGGTGATTACAAGAGTTATACTTCCCTGGATTTGCTGGCTGCGGTTTTTGATATACCCGGCAGCAAAAATGAAATGAGCGGCGATCAGGTTACGCGCGTTTATTACGAGGAGAACGATCTCGCTAAAATTTGCCGATATTGCAGAGAAGACGTGGTCGTACTGGCGCAATTATATTTGAAAATGCATAGTTTTCAGCCCGTACGAGCCGATAATATTACAAGAGTGGAATAA
- a CDS encoding glycosyl hydrolase family 95 catalytic domain-containing protein, translated as MLVAINLHAQPTIKHDLQFNSLATVWDEAIPLGNGTVGALIWKNGEKLRFSLDRADIWDMRPMAGLHRKEFSYKWVKEQVEKKDYKPVQQYFDAPYDKEPAPSKIPAGALEFDFTGKNKVKSVHLSLDKALCEVQWESGMTMKTFVHATEPVGWFKFENVKTDIIPQLIAPKYEGKLSGGEVNSLVGDDLARLGYKQGTVNRQANSITYKQAGWGGFTYEITVQWKKIGTGIIEGVWSISSQYPDKKVNPVSSSLVKTTILHGFDKDFLSHVNWWKKFWNQSAIHVPDPVIEKQWYLEQYKFGSAARRGAPPISLQAVWTADNGRIPPWKGDFHHDLNTQLSYWPGYSGNHLEEGLGYFDHLDENLANYKRYTKMYFGVDGLAVPGVTTLDGTEMGGWIQYSLSPTVSSWLAHHYYLQWRYSMDTDFLKNRAYPWLKEVCTFLEKITVKDENGQRKLPISSSPEIKDNSLEAWFPQNTNYDLALMKFSFGAGAELALELGLVSESDHWKEILSQFSEYATTENEELMFAPSLPYQESHRHFSHMMAIHPLGLIKWEDGEKSQTIIKNTIALLDKVGPDYWCGYSYAWLANMKARAKDGEGAAKDLSIFAKAFVLPNSFHVNGDQTKSGLSKFTYRPFTLEGNFAFAAGLQEMLLQSYAGFIEIMPAVPESWKDIAFEKLRAEGAFLISAKKENGQVTEVKIDAEKDGVATLKLPFNKYQTLSARLITINAAEDGFFELKCKAGGSVILKVSN; from the coding sequence ATGCTGGTCGCCATAAATCTCCATGCGCAACCTACGATAAAACACGATCTCCAATTTAATTCTCTGGCAACCGTTTGGGATGAAGCAATTCCACTAGGAAATGGTACTGTCGGTGCTTTGATCTGGAAAAATGGTGAGAAATTACGCTTCTCTCTCGATCGTGCCGACATCTGGGATATGCGCCCCATGGCTGGTTTGCACCGGAAAGAATTCAGCTATAAATGGGTGAAGGAACAAGTTGAAAAGAAAGATTACAAACCAGTTCAGCAGTATTTTGATGCACCCTATGACAAAGAACCCGCTCCCTCAAAGATCCCGGCTGGTGCGTTGGAATTCGATTTTACAGGAAAAAACAAAGTAAAATCAGTTCATCTTTCTTTGGATAAGGCTTTATGTGAAGTGCAATGGGAAAGTGGTATGACGATGAAAACTTTTGTTCACGCCACGGAACCTGTTGGTTGGTTTAAATTTGAAAATGTTAAAACCGATATTATTCCGCAGCTTATTGCGCCGAAGTATGAAGGCAAGTTATCAGGCGGCGAAGTGAATTCGCTGGTAGGAGATGATCTGGCGAGATTAGGATATAAACAGGGAACGGTTAATCGACAAGCCAATAGCATTACTTACAAGCAGGCAGGATGGGGCGGATTTACGTATGAGATAACGGTTCAGTGGAAAAAAATTGGAACAGGAATTATTGAAGGCGTATGGAGTATTTCTTCTCAATACCCTGATAAGAAGGTAAATCCTGTCTCCTCTTCACTTGTCAAGACAACTATTTTGCATGGATTTGACAAGGACTTTTTAAGTCATGTAAACTGGTGGAAAAAATTCTGGAATCAATCAGCTATTCATGTCCCCGACCCCGTTATTGAAAAACAATGGTATCTCGAACAATATAAATTTGGCTCGGCTGCCCGTCGTGGTGCACCTCCGATTTCTTTGCAGGCTGTCTGGACGGCAGATAATGGCAGAATACCCCCATGGAAAGGCGATTTTCACCATGATTTAAATACGCAGTTAAGTTACTGGCCAGGTTACAGCGGTAATCATCTGGAAGAAGGATTAGGCTATTTTGATCATCTGGATGAAAATCTGGCTAACTACAAACGTTACACCAAAATGTATTTTGGCGTTGACGGACTGGCTGTTCCGGGAGTAACTACGTTGGATGGAACGGAAATGGGAGGCTGGATTCAATATTCACTTTCGCCGACAGTTTCCTCCTGGCTGGCTCATCACTATTATCTGCAATGGCGGTATAGTATGGATACCGATTTCCTGAAAAACCGCGCTTATCCCTGGTTAAAGGAAGTTTGTACTTTTCTTGAAAAAATAACCGTAAAGGACGAAAACGGTCAGCGTAAACTTCCGATCAGTTCAAGCCCGGAAATTAAGGATAACAGTCTGGAAGCCTGGTTTCCACAGAATACAAACTATGATCTGGCATTAATGAAATTCTCTTTCGGCGCAGGAGCTGAACTTGCTTTGGAGCTGGGTTTGGTATCAGAATCAGATCATTGGAAGGAAATACTTTCTCAGTTTAGTGAGTATGCCACCACGGAAAATGAAGAGTTAATGTTTGCACCAAGTTTACCATATCAGGAATCGCACCGCCATTTTTCACATATGATGGCGATTCATCCTTTGGGTTTGATTAAATGGGAAGATGGCGAAAAATCGCAGACCATTATCAAAAATACGATTGCTTTACTGGATAAAGTAGGCCCGGATTATTGGTGCGGATATTCCTATGCGTGGCTGGCCAATATGAAAGCGCGTGCCAAAGACGGTGAAGGTGCAGCAAAAGATCTTTCCATTTTCGCCAAAGCTTTTGTTTTGCCAAACAGTTTTCATGTCAATGGCGATCAGACAAAATCAGGGTTGTCAAAATTCACTTACCGGCCCTTTACGTTGGAAGGAAACTTCGCTTTCGCGGCGGGATTGCAGGAGATGCTACTTCAAAGTTATGCCGGATTCATCGAGATTATGCCGGCAGTTCCGGAATCATGGAAGGATATTGCTTTTGAAAAACTAAGGGCAGAAGGCGCGTTTTTGATTAGTGCAAAAAAGGAAAATGGTCAGGTTACGGAAGTCAAAATAGATGCAGAAAAAGATGGCGTTGCAACTTTGAAATTACCCTTCAATAAATATCAGACTTTGTCGGCCAGGTTAATTACGATAAATGCTGCGGAAGATGGTTTTTTTGAATTAAAATGTAAAGCCGGTGGAAGCGTTATATTAAAAGTAAGTAATTGA
- a CDS encoding BlaI/MecI/CopY family transcriptional regulator, whose product MIIKPTESELEILNYLWKEGPSTVRQVHDFLSASKDTGYTTTLKLMQIMHDKGVLYRTENGRSHIYVALLDEEETQQDLLGRFVESTFRGSAARLVMQALGNHSTSKEELDEIRELLNNLENKK is encoded by the coding sequence ATGATCATAAAACCAACAGAATCTGAACTGGAAATTTTGAATTACTTGTGGAAAGAAGGCCCTTCTACTGTGAGACAAGTTCATGATTTCCTTTCCGCATCCAAAGACACCGGTTACACAACAACGCTTAAACTGATGCAGATTATGCATGATAAAGGCGTTTTGTATAGGACTGAAAACGGCCGCTCTCACATTTACGTAGCACTGCTCGATGAAGAAGAAACGCAGCAGGATCTGCTTGGACGTTTTGTTGAATCAACGTTTCGTGGCTCCGCTGCCCGTTTAGTCATGCAGGCTTTGGGAAATCACTCAACTTCCAAAGAAGAATTAGATGAAATTCGTGAATTGTTAAACAACCTTGAAAACAAAAAATAG